Proteins from one Ramlibacter sp. PS4R-6 genomic window:
- a CDS encoding amino acid ABC transporter permease, protein MVEFAFWDILRNLLQALRWTVALSLIAFVGGGLVGLALLVARITPSKAARAFVAGYVQLFQGTPLLMQLFLAYFGIALFGINTSPWVAAALALTLYTSAFLAEIWRGCVEAVPRGQWEAAQSLALNFREQLRHVVLPQATRIAIAPTVGFLVQVIKGTALASVIGFVELTKAGTMITNATFRPFLVYGCVALLYFALCFPISLYARRLEARLRPAH, encoded by the coding sequence ATGGTCGAATTCGCCTTCTGGGACATCCTGCGCAACCTGCTCCAGGCCTTGCGCTGGACGGTGGCGCTGTCGCTCATCGCCTTCGTCGGCGGCGGGCTGGTGGGCCTCGCGCTGCTCGTCGCGCGCATTACGCCCAGCAAGGCCGCCCGCGCCTTCGTCGCCGGCTACGTGCAGCTGTTCCAGGGCACGCCGCTGCTGATGCAACTGTTCCTCGCGTACTTCGGCATCGCGCTCTTCGGCATCAACACCTCGCCCTGGGTGGCCGCCGCGCTGGCGCTCACGCTGTACACCAGCGCCTTCCTCGCCGAGATCTGGCGCGGCTGCGTCGAGGCGGTCCCGCGCGGCCAGTGGGAGGCGGCGCAAAGCCTGGCGCTCAACTTCCGCGAGCAACTGCGCCACGTGGTGCTGCCGCAGGCCACGCGCATCGCGATCGCGCCCACCGTCGGCTTCCTGGTGCAGGTGATCAAGGGCACGGCGCTGGCCTCGGTGATCGGCTTCGTCGAGCTGACCAAGGCCGGCACCATGATCACCAACGCGACCTTCCGGCCCTTCCTCGTCTACGGCTGCGTGGCGCTGCTTTACTTCGCGCTGTGCTTCCCCATCAGCCTGTATGCGCGCCGCCTCGAGGCGCGCCTGCGCCCGGCGCATTGA
- a CDS encoding glutathione S-transferase family protein yields MYTLYGSKGSGSATAEMGLRAAGLEYRIVNAASWEPGPGLDELRKVNPLAQIPTLVLPDGSVMSESAAILIHLGLSAKPGVLLPKDDAARAQAIRGLVYIPANCYSCITILDYPDRFTSEQDKESLDAVRAGTRARLHRHWEIFADTFQATPFLNGAAPGALDFLAVVVSKWAGARAHLKEHRPQFADLLQRIEAHELVAPVFRAHWDA; encoded by the coding sequence ATGTACACCTTGTACGGATCGAAGGGCTCGGGTTCGGCGACGGCCGAGATGGGCCTGCGCGCCGCGGGCCTCGAGTACCGCATCGTCAACGCGGCGAGCTGGGAGCCCGGCCCCGGGCTCGACGAGCTGCGCAAGGTCAACCCGCTCGCGCAGATCCCGACGCTGGTGCTGCCCGACGGCAGCGTGATGAGCGAGAGCGCGGCGATCCTCATCCACCTGGGACTTTCCGCAAAACCGGGCGTGTTGCTGCCGAAGGACGACGCCGCGCGCGCGCAGGCGATCCGCGGCCTGGTCTACATCCCCGCCAACTGCTACAGCTGCATCACGATCCTCGACTATCCCGACCGCTTCACCAGCGAACAGGACAAGGAATCGCTCGACGCCGTCCGCGCCGGCACGCGCGCGCGCCTGCACAGGCATTGGGAGATCTTCGCGGACACCTTCCAGGCCACGCCGTTCCTGAATGGCGCGGCGCCGGGGGCGCTGGACTTTCTTGCCGTCGTCGTGTCGAAGTGGGCCGGTGCCCGCGCGCACCTGAAGGAGCACCGCCCGCAGTTCGCGGACCTGCTCCAGCGCATCGAAGCCCACGAACTCGTCGCGCCCGTGTTCCGCGCGCATTGGGACGCCTGA
- a CDS encoding ATPase domain-containing protein: MRQQAAQSAIPEQQRASTGIAGLDHVLGGGLPAHHLYLVEGTPGCGKTTLGLQFLLRGTELGEKGLYITLSETSGELFTVAQSHGWSLEGIEIFQLLTDEGLSPDAEQSILHPSEVELGETTRGVMAAVERVKPRRVVFDSLSEMRLLAQNPLRYRRQVLALKSFFSTRNCTVILLDDRSSAHDDLQLHSIAHGVITLEQYINAYGPERRRIRVIKMRGIPFRGGEHDCALLTGGLEVFPRLVTNEHRGKYDGELVSAGSRQLDALLGGGLARGSNMLFSGPSGVGKTTTAIAATREALLRGEKAAYYLFDESLGTLLTRSRALGLEVDAFIRDGQLHIETLDPAEVSPGEFANMVKGSVEGGARTVVIDSLNAYLQAMPGDKHLLLQMHEILTYLNQRGIVTILILAQHGVVGDIRGDVDLSYLSDGVLLFRFFEARGSLLKAVSVIKSRTSAHELTIREFRLTREGIEVGESLTDFEGVLTGVANYRGGMALLSDRDIKVR; this comes from the coding sequence ATGCGTCAACAGGCCGCACAGTCAGCCATACCGGAACAGCAGCGTGCGTCGACCGGCATCGCCGGGCTCGACCACGTGCTCGGTGGAGGCCTTCCCGCCCACCATCTCTACCTCGTCGAGGGCACGCCCGGCTGCGGGAAGACCACGCTCGGCCTGCAGTTCCTGCTGCGCGGCACCGAGCTGGGCGAGAAGGGCCTGTACATCACGCTGTCGGAAACCTCCGGCGAGCTCTTCACGGTGGCGCAGTCCCACGGCTGGTCGCTGGAGGGCATCGAGATCTTCCAGCTGCTCACCGACGAGGGCCTGAGCCCCGACGCGGAGCAATCCATCCTGCACCCGTCGGAGGTCGAGCTCGGCGAGACCACCCGCGGCGTCATGGCGGCGGTCGAACGCGTCAAGCCGCGGCGCGTCGTGTTCGACAGCCTGTCGGAGATGCGCCTGCTGGCGCAGAACCCGCTGCGCTACCGCCGGCAGGTGCTCGCGCTCAAGAGCTTCTTTTCCACGCGCAACTGCACGGTGATCCTGCTGGACGACCGCAGCTCCGCGCACGACGACCTGCAGCTGCATTCCATCGCGCACGGCGTCATCACGCTGGAGCAGTACATCAACGCCTACGGCCCCGAGCGGCGCCGCATCCGCGTGATCAAGATGCGCGGCATCCCGTTCCGCGGCGGCGAGCACGACTGCGCGCTGCTCACGGGCGGCCTGGAGGTGTTCCCGCGCCTGGTGACCAACGAGCACCGCGGCAAGTACGACGGCGAGCTGGTCAGCGCCGGCTCGCGGCAGCTGGACGCGCTGCTGGGCGGCGGGCTCGCGCGCGGCAGCAACATGCTGTTCTCCGGGCCCTCGGGCGTGGGCAAGACGACCACGGCGATTGCCGCGACGCGCGAGGCGCTGCTGCGCGGCGAGAAAGCGGCCTACTACCTGTTCGACGAAAGCCTCGGCACGCTGCTCACGCGCTCGCGCGCGCTGGGGCTGGAAGTGGACGCCTTCATCCGCGACGGGCAGCTGCACATCGAGACGCTGGATCCCGCCGAGGTCTCGCCCGGCGAGTTCGCCAACATGGTGAAGGGCTCGGTCGAGGGCGGCGCGCGCACGGTGGTGATCGACAGCCTCAACGCCTACCTGCAGGCCATGCCCGGCGACAAGCACCTCCTGCTGCAGATGCACGAGATCCTCACCTACCTGAACCAGCGCGGCATCGTCACCATCCTGATCCTTGCGCAGCACGGCGTGGTGGGCGACATCCGCGGCGACGTCGACCTGTCCTACCTCTCCGACGGTGTGCTGCTGTTCCGCTTCTTCGAGGCGCGCGGCAGCCTGCTCAAGGCGGTGTCGGTCATCAAGAGCCGCACCAGCGCCCACGAGCTCACCATCCGCGAGTTCCGCCTGACCCGTGAAGGCATCGAGGTGGGCGAGTCCCTCACCGACTTCGAGGGCGTGCTGACCGGCGTCGCGAACTACCGCGGGGGGATGGCGCTGCTGTCGGACCGCGACATCAAGGTCCGGTGA
- a CDS encoding 2-keto-4-pentenoate hydratase, whose product MTKTFDAAAAAHRLVSARMSGTPVASADVLPPDRAGAFAVQDATVAALGAVGGWKVGAKGPAAEPGCAPLPAAGLVGNDAVLTGPGWRMRGIEVEVAVRFARDFIPAGPDAGRDAIVAALDCVLPAIEVVETRLADWRESDPLAQLADLQTHGALVLGAPSSVDAAGIDLRAVQAYLAFDGQPVATTRGGNTAGDIWRLLGWVAWQAVQRGRPLRAGDVVTTGSCTGMLFAGSGSQVVANLAGIGDVQLRF is encoded by the coding sequence ATGACGAAGACATTCGATGCCGCCGCAGCGGCCCACCGGCTGGTGTCGGCGCGCATGAGCGGCACGCCGGTCGCCAGCGCCGACGTCCTGCCGCCCGATCGCGCGGGCGCCTTTGCCGTGCAGGATGCGACGGTGGCTGCGCTAGGCGCAGTCGGCGGCTGGAAGGTCGGCGCCAAGGGGCCGGCGGCCGAACCGGGCTGCGCGCCGCTGCCGGCCGCGGGGCTGGTGGGCAACGATGCGGTGCTCACGGGCCCCGGGTGGCGGATGCGCGGCATCGAAGTCGAGGTCGCGGTGCGTTTCGCGCGCGACTTCATCCCGGCCGGGCCCGACGCCGGCCGCGACGCGATCGTGGCTGCGCTCGATTGCGTGCTGCCCGCGATCGAAGTGGTGGAAACGCGCCTGGCCGATTGGCGCGAGAGCGACCCGCTCGCGCAACTGGCCGACCTGCAGACGCACGGCGCCTTGGTCCTGGGCGCGCCTTCTTCCGTCGATGCCGCCGGCATCGACCTGCGCGCCGTGCAGGCCTATCTCGCCTTCGACGGCCAGCCGGTGGCCACCACGCGCGGCGGCAACACCGCGGGCGACATCTGGCGCCTGCTCGGGTGGGTGGCGTGGCAGGCCGTGCAACGCGGGCGCCCCCTGCGCGCCGGCGACGTGGTGACCACGGGCTCTTGCACCGGCATGCTGTTCGCGGGCTCCGGCTCGCAAGTCGTCGCCAACCTGGCGGGCATCGGGGACGTGCAGCTCCGTTTCTGA
- a CDS encoding protein tyrosine phosphatase family protein, giving the protein MATPAFASIHNWRAVDARLGTSGQPTEAQLADIAAAGYRTVINLALHDDPRYSLPDERAAVEALGMDYVHIPVQFASPQDEDLSRFFAAMDAHRERKVWVHCAANMRVSAFLGLYWTLRDGRPREEAFELLRGLWQPNETWSAFIERSLQR; this is encoded by the coding sequence ATGGCAACCCCTGCGTTCGCCTCGATCCACAACTGGCGCGCCGTCGACGCACGCCTGGGCACGTCCGGCCAGCCCACCGAGGCGCAGCTCGCCGACATCGCGGCGGCGGGCTACCGCACCGTGATCAACCTCGCGCTGCACGACGACCCGCGCTACTCGCTGCCCGACGAGCGCGCGGCGGTCGAAGCGCTCGGCATGGACTACGTCCACATTCCCGTCCAGTTCGCCTCGCCCCAGGACGAAGACCTGTCGCGCTTCTTCGCCGCGATGGATGCGCACCGCGAACGCAAGGTGTGGGTCCATTGCGCGGCGAACATGCGCGTGTCCGCCTTCCTCGGGCTGTACTGGACGCTGCGCGACGGCCGGCCGCGCGAGGAAGCGTTCGAGCTGCTGCGCGGCCTGTGGCAGCCCAATGAAACCTGGTCGGCATTCATCGAACGCTCGCTGCAGCGATAG
- a CDS encoding GntR family transcriptional regulator: protein MATSPEISDRILEAVMARKLEPGSRLGEQQLAMLFDCSRTIVREALTRLAARGIVTVSARRGWYVVEPTADEAREAFEARKVIETGLIRSSKSIDKPAVQKLRAHIARQKAAVKGTDVGARSFLLGDFHVCLAECLGNSLLADTLRDFTARTTLIAMRYQSPEDAARSCAEHVGIVAALEAGDLKKAEQLMAAHLSTWQKKLHVPGEDPLHKLRTALAPVTTGARAQELHTRKRSTYLGEVL, encoded by the coding sequence ATGGCCACTTCCCCCGAGATTTCCGACCGCATCCTCGAAGCCGTCATGGCGCGCAAGCTGGAGCCGGGCTCGCGCCTGGGCGAGCAGCAGCTGGCGATGCTGTTCGACTGCAGCCGCACCATCGTGCGCGAGGCGCTCACGCGCCTGGCTGCGCGCGGCATCGTCACCGTGAGCGCGCGGCGCGGCTGGTACGTGGTGGAGCCGACGGCCGACGAGGCACGCGAGGCGTTCGAGGCCCGCAAGGTGATCGAGACCGGCCTGATCCGCAGCAGCAAGTCCATCGACAAGCCCGCCGTGCAGAAGCTGCGCGCGCACATCGCGCGGCAGAAGGCGGCGGTCAAGGGCACCGACGTCGGCGCGCGCAGCTTCCTGCTGGGCGACTTCCACGTGTGCCTGGCCGAATGCCTGGGCAACTCGCTATTGGCCGACACGCTGCGCGACTTCACGGCGCGCACCACGCTCATCGCCATGCGCTACCAGTCGCCCGAGGACGCCGCGCGCTCCTGCGCGGAGCACGTGGGCATCGTCGCGGCGCTGGAAGCCGGCGACCTGAAGAAAGCCGAGCAGCTGATGGCCGCGCACCTGTCCACGTGGCAGAAGAAGCTGCACGTGCCCGGCGAAGACCCGCTGCACAAGTTGCGCACCGCCCTCGCGCCCGTCACCACGGGCGCGAGGGCACAGGAGTTGCATACAAGGAAACGATCCACCTACCTAGGAGAAGTGCTATGA
- a CDS encoding transporter substrate-binding domain-containing protein, giving the protein MTPTRRLFALSLIAASALAATGVRAQAALDDILKAKEIKIAIPTDFPPYGFVGTDLKPQGLDIDVANYIAAKLGVKVELLPVTTANRIPYLQTRKADLVISTLGKNPDREKVIDFTMPYSPFYIAVFGPKPTAAKGPNDLAGKSISVTRGSIDDQELTKVAPSAAEVRRFEDNNSTVSAYVAGQVQLIATSAQVAGAMMAKNPQMGTEFKFVLKDSPNYIGVGKGEDKLRAKVNEIIAEARKNGDMDKIAMKWLGRPLGDLPTQ; this is encoded by the coding sequence ATGACGCCCACCCGCCGCCTGTTCGCCCTGTCCCTCATCGCCGCATCCGCGCTGGCCGCCACGGGCGTGCGGGCGCAGGCCGCGCTCGACGACATCCTGAAGGCCAAGGAGATCAAGATCGCGATCCCCACCGACTTCCCGCCCTACGGCTTCGTCGGCACCGACCTGAAGCCGCAGGGCCTGGATATCGACGTCGCGAACTACATCGCCGCCAAGCTGGGCGTGAAGGTGGAACTGCTGCCGGTCACCACTGCCAACCGCATCCCCTACCTGCAGACGCGCAAGGCGGACCTCGTGATCTCCACGCTGGGCAAGAACCCGGACCGCGAGAAGGTCATCGACTTCACCATGCCCTACTCGCCCTTCTACATCGCGGTGTTCGGCCCGAAGCCGACCGCTGCCAAGGGCCCGAACGACCTCGCCGGCAAGTCGATCTCGGTGACGCGCGGCTCCATCGACGACCAGGAGCTCACGAAGGTCGCGCCCAGCGCGGCCGAAGTGCGCCGCTTCGAGGACAACAACTCCACGGTGTCGGCCTACGTCGCCGGCCAGGTGCAGCTGATCGCGACCAGCGCGCAGGTGGCCGGCGCGATGATGGCCAAGAACCCGCAGATGGGCACCGAGTTCAAGTTCGTGCTGAAGGACTCGCCCAACTACATCGGCGTGGGCAAGGGCGAGGACAAGCTGCGCGCGAAGGTCAACGAGATCATCGCGGAAGCACGCAAGAACGGCGACATGGACAAGATCGCCATGAAGTGGCTGGGCCGGCCGCTCGGCGACCTGCCCACGCAGTAA
- a CDS encoding long-chain fatty acid--CoA ligase: protein MDRPHYRFWPVRLPHALTPAATSLWDNLATSARRFPDKPGVVFFGRVFSYRELVRQAERLAARLVSLGVNKGDRVVLAMQNCPQLLIAHFAILRANAVVVPVNPMNRAEELKHYITDPDAKVAITTGDLAPELARANDALPAKERLSHLIVTQYTDAFDPAEPGADPLPESWKDWLLTRHALPPIAGGQTVAWDEALANDLPLPELVTAGEDLAILPYTSGTTGLPKGCMHPHRSIMHNAMGSATWGNGTADSVALLVVPMFHITGMVSVMHTNIWLGSTLVLMPRWDRELAGRLISRWHVTSWTNIPTMIIDLLASPNFDQYDLSSLKVIGGGGAAMPQAVAQRLLEQFDLKYVEGYGLTETAAPSHSNPPDRPKQQCLGVPFFGCDARVVDPGTQQEVKPGEQGEIIVHGPMVFNGYWKRPDATRDAFIDFEGKRFFRTGDLGRMDEEGYFFITDRLKRMINASGFKVWPAEVEALMFRHPAIAEACVISAKDAYRGETVKAVVVLRPGFAGKVTEEDVIAWCRENMAVYKAPKIVQFAPSLPKGGSGKVLWRALQEAESTRAG, encoded by the coding sequence ATGGACCGCCCGCATTACCGCTTCTGGCCCGTGCGCCTGCCGCATGCCCTCACCCCGGCGGCCACCTCGCTGTGGGACAACCTGGCCACCAGCGCGCGGCGCTTCCCGGACAAGCCGGGCGTGGTGTTCTTCGGCCGCGTGTTCAGCTACCGCGAGCTGGTGCGGCAAGCCGAGCGCCTCGCCGCGCGCCTCGTCTCACTGGGCGTGAACAAGGGCGACCGCGTCGTGCTGGCGATGCAGAACTGCCCGCAGCTGCTGATCGCGCACTTCGCGATCCTGCGCGCCAACGCCGTGGTGGTTCCCGTGAACCCGATGAACCGGGCCGAGGAGCTCAAGCACTACATCACCGATCCCGATGCGAAGGTGGCCATCACCACGGGCGACCTCGCGCCCGAACTCGCGCGTGCCAACGATGCGCTACCGGCGAAGGAGCGGCTCTCGCACCTCATCGTCACGCAGTACACCGACGCCTTCGATCCCGCCGAGCCGGGGGCGGACCCGCTGCCCGAATCCTGGAAGGACTGGCTGCTCACGCGCCACGCGCTGCCGCCCATCGCGGGAGGCCAGACGGTTGCGTGGGACGAAGCGCTGGCCAACGACCTGCCGCTGCCCGAGCTCGTCACGGCCGGCGAGGACCTCGCGATCCTGCCCTACACCAGCGGCACGACGGGCCTGCCCAAGGGCTGCATGCACCCGCATCGCAGCATCATGCACAACGCCATGGGCAGCGCGACCTGGGGCAACGGCACGGCCGATTCGGTGGCACTGCTCGTCGTGCCGATGTTCCACATCACGGGCATGGTCAGCGTGATGCACACCAACATCTGGCTCGGCTCGACGCTGGTGCTGATGCCGCGCTGGGACCGCGAGCTGGCCGGGCGGCTGATCTCGCGCTGGCACGTCACGTCGTGGACCAACATCCCGACCATGATCATCGACCTGCTGGCCAGCCCCAATTTCGACCAGTACGACCTGTCCAGCCTGAAGGTGATCGGCGGCGGCGGGGCGGCGATGCCGCAGGCGGTGGCGCAGCGGCTGCTGGAGCAGTTCGACCTGAAGTACGTCGAGGGCTACGGCCTGACCGAGACGGCGGCGCCCTCGCACAGCAACCCGCCCGACCGGCCCAAGCAGCAGTGCCTGGGCGTGCCTTTCTTCGGCTGCGACGCCCGCGTCGTCGACCCCGGGACGCAGCAGGAAGTGAAGCCGGGCGAGCAGGGCGAGATCATCGTGCACGGCCCCATGGTCTTCAACGGCTACTGGAAGCGCCCCGACGCCACGCGCGACGCCTTCATCGACTTCGAGGGCAAGCGCTTCTTCCGCACCGGCGACCTCGGCCGCATGGATGAGGAGGGCTACTTCTTCATCACCGACCGCCTCAAGCGCATGATCAACGCGTCGGGCTTCAAGGTCTGGCCCGCGGAGGTCGAGGCGCTGATGTTCCGGCACCCGGCCATCGCCGAGGCCTGCGTGATCTCGGCCAAGGACGCCTACCGCGGCGAGACGGTGAAGGCGGTCGTCGTGCTGCGTCCCGGCTTCGCGGGCAAGGTGACGGAAGAAGACGTGATCGCGTGGTGCCGCGAGAACATGGCCGTGTACAAGGCGCCGAAGATCGTCCAGTTCGCGCCCAGCCTGCCCAAGGGCGGCAGCGGCAAGGTGCTGTGGCGAGCTCTGCAGGAAGCGGAAAGTACGCGGGCGGGATAG
- a CDS encoding amino acid ABC transporter permease, with protein MRVTFDFLAVLSQWPMLLKGVAWTLGLTVVSAVIGVAVGVACAWTRSEGPAWLRAVAGTYVELIRNTPFIVQLFFVFFGLPAAGVRLSPEAASVIAMVVNLGAYATEIIRAGIEATPRGQVEAALSLALTRAQVFVRVVLPPALRKVWPALVSQIIIVMLGSAVCGQISTEELSFAANLIQSRNFRAFEAFMVATAIYLLLAIGLRRLLNWAGPKFLF; from the coding sequence GTGCGCGTCACCTTCGACTTCCTCGCCGTCCTCTCGCAGTGGCCCATGCTGCTGAAGGGGGTGGCGTGGACGCTCGGGCTGACCGTCGTTTCCGCGGTGATCGGCGTGGCCGTCGGCGTCGCGTGCGCGTGGACGCGCAGCGAGGGGCCGGCGTGGCTGCGCGCCGTCGCGGGCACCTACGTGGAGTTGATCCGCAACACGCCGTTCATCGTCCAGCTGTTCTTCGTGTTCTTCGGCCTGCCCGCGGCAGGCGTGCGTCTTTCGCCGGAGGCGGCATCGGTGATCGCGATGGTGGTCAACCTCGGCGCGTATGCCACCGAGATCATCCGCGCCGGCATCGAGGCCACGCCGCGCGGCCAGGTCGAGGCGGCCCTGAGCCTGGCGCTCACGCGCGCGCAGGTCTTCGTGCGCGTCGTGCTGCCGCCCGCGCTGCGCAAGGTGTGGCCCGCGCTCGTGAGCCAGATCATCATCGTCATGCTGGGGTCGGCGGTCTGCGGGCAGATCTCCACCGAGGAACTCAGCTTCGCCGCCAACCTGATCCAGAGCCGCAACTTCCGCGCGTTCGAGGCCTTCATGGTGGCCACGGCGATCTACCTGCTGCTGGCGATCGGGCTGCGGCGCCTGCTCAATTGGGCCGGGCCCAAGTTCCTGTTCTAG
- a CDS encoding amidase, which produces MKPLWQLGAGALHAGFAAREFTPEDALASCLERSRACQGAVNPFIALDDGAAREAAAASTARWQRGEPLGPLDGVPVSLKDNLHARGWPTSWGSRLLAATPQGADEAPVARLRSGGAVIFGKTNLPEFALQGITESEVGGVTRNPWDLSRTPGGSSGGAAAAVASGCGPLALTTDGGGSTRRPASHCGVVGFKPSAGLVRRGGGLPEIYGDHEVPGVIARDVQDAAHAMQVLAPAFALSRNEKPARILYVPRFGAHRVDTGISAEVGAAAQRLASLGHTVEVSAPVQWAETVNELWPAYSARGLARLFDQRVEHGDLGDLDEQKVCEATRASLKLGREAQGIRHIADAAIRELRERMALVFRDYDAILTPATAALPWPVGRSHPATIDGHAAGPRGHAVFTAFANAAGLCAIAVPAGFVHGLPCGFQLVAAQGNDAGLIALALAYEQAFPRAAEWPTP; this is translated from the coding sequence GTGAAGCCGCTGTGGCAACTCGGCGCCGGTGCCTTGCACGCGGGCTTCGCGGCGCGCGAATTCACGCCCGAGGACGCCTTGGCGTCCTGCCTGGAACGCAGCCGCGCCTGCCAGGGCGCCGTGAACCCCTTCATCGCCCTCGACGACGGCGCGGCGCGCGAAGCCGCTGCGGCCAGCACCGCCCGCTGGCAGCGCGGGGAGCCGCTCGGGCCGCTCGACGGCGTGCCGGTGTCCCTCAAGGACAACCTGCACGCGCGCGGTTGGCCGACGAGCTGGGGCTCGCGCCTGCTGGCTGCGACGCCGCAGGGCGCGGACGAAGCGCCCGTCGCGCGCCTGCGTAGCGGCGGCGCCGTGATCTTCGGCAAGACCAACCTGCCCGAATTCGCGCTGCAAGGCATCACCGAGAGCGAGGTGGGCGGCGTCACGCGCAATCCGTGGGACCTCTCGCGCACGCCGGGCGGCTCGTCGGGCGGCGCGGCGGCGGCGGTCGCATCGGGATGCGGCCCGCTGGCGCTGACCACCGACGGCGGCGGCTCCACGCGCCGGCCCGCTTCGCATTGCGGCGTGGTGGGCTTCAAGCCCTCGGCGGGCCTCGTGCGCCGCGGCGGCGGGCTGCCCGAGATCTATGGCGACCACGAAGTGCCCGGCGTGATCGCGCGTGACGTGCAGGACGCGGCGCACGCCATGCAGGTGCTGGCGCCGGCCTTCGCGCTGTCGCGGAACGAGAAGCCCGCACGGATCCTCTACGTGCCGCGCTTCGGCGCGCACCGCGTCGACACGGGCATCTCCGCCGAGGTCGGTGCCGCCGCGCAGCGCCTGGCTTCGCTGGGCCACACCGTCGAAGTGAGCGCGCCGGTGCAATGGGCGGAAACCGTCAACGAACTCTGGCCGGCGTATTCGGCGCGCGGCCTCGCCAGGTTGTTCGACCAGCGCGTGGAGCACGGCGATCTCGGCGACCTCGATGAACAGAAGGTGTGCGAGGCCACGCGCGCCAGCCTCAAGCTGGGCCGCGAGGCGCAAGGCATCCGCCACATCGCCGACGCCGCGATCCGCGAACTGCGCGAGCGCATGGCGCTCGTCTTCCGCGACTACGACGCGATCCTCACGCCCGCCACGGCCGCGCTGCCGTGGCCCGTGGGGCGCAGCCATCCCGCGACCATCGACGGCCACGCCGCCGGGCCGCGCGGGCACGCGGTGTTCACGGCCTTCGCCAACGCGGCGGGCCTGTGCGCGATCGCCGTGCCCGCCGGCTTCGTGCACGGCCTGCCGTGCGGCTTCCAGCTGGTCGCCGCGCAGGGCAACGACGCGGGGCTGATCGCGCTGGCCCTCGCCTACGAGCAGGCCTTCCCTCGCGCGGCCGAGTGGCCGACACCCTGA
- a CDS encoding amino acid ABC transporter ATP-binding protein: MSNVVEIRGLRKSFGANEVLKGIDLDVASGEVIAIIGKSGSGKSTLLRCINGLENFQHGTLSVDGKALLHDNPAAMRELRQHVGMIFQSFNLFPHLSVGRNVMLAPTLVKKTNDTEAQALARKLLERVGLAEKFDAMPDQLSGGQQQRVAIARALAMQPAVLLCDEITSALDPELVGEVLRVVEGLANDGMTLLMVTHEMNFARKVSDRVIFMHQGKVHEMGPPDKLFGAPETPELKQFLSSLD, from the coding sequence ATGTCGAACGTCGTCGAAATCCGGGGCCTGCGCAAGTCGTTCGGCGCCAACGAGGTGCTGAAGGGCATCGACCTCGACGTCGCCAGCGGCGAGGTCATCGCCATCATCGGCAAGAGCGGCTCGGGCAAGAGCACGCTGCTTCGCTGCATCAACGGCCTGGAGAATTTCCAGCATGGCACGCTCTCGGTGGACGGCAAGGCGCTGCTGCACGACAACCCCGCGGCCATGCGCGAGCTGCGCCAGCACGTGGGCATGATCTTCCAGAGCTTCAACCTCTTCCCGCACCTGAGCGTGGGGCGCAACGTGATGCTGGCCCCGACCCTGGTCAAGAAGACGAACGACACGGAAGCGCAGGCGCTGGCGCGCAAGCTGCTGGAGCGCGTGGGCCTGGCCGAGAAATTCGACGCGATGCCCGATCAGCTCTCCGGCGGCCAGCAGCAGCGCGTGGCCATCGCGCGCGCGTTGGCCATGCAGCCGGCCGTGCTGCTGTGCGACGAGATCACCAGCGCGCTCGACCCCGAGCTTGTGGGCGAGGTGCTGCGGGTGGTCGAGGGCCTGGCCAACGACGGCATGACGCTGCTCATGGTCACCCACGAGATGAACTTCGCGCGCAAGGTGAGCGACCGCGTGATCTTCATGCACCAGGGCAAGGTGCACGAGATGGGCCCGCCGGACAAGCTGTTCGGCGCGCCCGAGACGCCGGAGCTGAAGCAGTTCCTGTCGTCGCTCGACTGA
- a CDS encoding DOPA 4,5-dioxygenase family protein, with translation MPQRPVNVHKAYHAHIYFGPETVEQARALAEEAGRLFKVQVGRVHVRPVGPHPQWSVQLAFAADEFDRLVPWLDEHRNGLDILVHGLSGDVIADHTTYAYWLGNDWPLDLTALN, from the coding sequence ATGCCGCAACGCCCCGTCAACGTCCACAAGGCGTACCACGCCCACATCTACTTCGGCCCCGAAACTGTGGAGCAGGCGCGCGCCCTGGCCGAGGAGGCCGGCAGGCTGTTCAAGGTGCAAGTGGGGCGCGTGCACGTGCGCCCGGTGGGGCCGCATCCGCAATGGAGCGTGCAACTGGCATTCGCCGCCGACGAATTCGACCGGCTGGTCCCGTGGCTCGACGAGCACCGCAACGGGCTCGACATCCTCGTGCACGGCCTGAGCGGCGACGTGATCGCCGACCACACGACCTATGCGTACTGGCTCGGCAACGACTGGCCGCTGGACCTGACGGCGTTGAATTGA